A region from the Benincasa hispida cultivar B227 chromosome 8, ASM972705v1, whole genome shotgun sequence genome encodes:
- the LOC120082407 gene encoding aquaporin NIP2-2-like: MSLHTAYNNSTQLSFTFKALLVEMVVSFCMMYMKAVGELGGIAVGSAVCITSIFAGPISGGSMNPARSLGPAIASSHHERI, encoded by the exons ATGAGCCTTCACACTGCGTATaacaactcaactcaacttagTTTCACCTTTAAAGCACTTCTCGTGGAGATGGTTGTTTCATTTTGTATGATGTACATGAAAGCC GTAGGAGAGCTTGGAGGCATAGCAGTGGGGTCAGCTGTATGTATCACATCCATCTTTGCTGG GCCAATATCGGGTGGGTCGATGAATCCAGCAAGGTCACTAGGACCTGCGATTGCTAGTTCACATCACGAAAGGATTTAG